NNNNNNNNNNNNNNNNNNNNNNNNNNNNNNNNNNNNNNNNNNNNNNNNNNNNNNNNNNNNNNNNNNNNNNNNNNNNNNNNNNNNNNNNNNNNNNNNNNNNNNNNNNNNNNNNNNNNNNNNNNNNNNNNNNNNNNNNNNNNNNNNNNNNNNNNNNNNNNNNNNNNNNNNNNNNNNNNNNNNNNNNNNNNNNNNNNNNNNNNNNNNNNNNNNNNNNNNNNNNNNNNNNNNNNNNNNNNNNNNNNNNNNNNNNNNNNNNNNNNNNNNNNNNNNNNNNNNNNNNNNNNNNNNNNNNNNNNNNNNNNNNNNNNNNNNNNNNNNNNNNNNNNNNNNNNNNNNNNNNNNNNNNNNNNNNNNNNNNNNNNNNNNNNNNNNNNNNNNNNNNNNNNNNNNNNNNNNNNNNNNNNNNNNNNNNNNNNNNNNNNNNNNNNNNNNNNNNNNNNNNNNNNNNNNNNNNNNNNNNNNNNNNNNNNNNNNNNNNNNNNNNNNNNNNNNNNNNNNNNNNNNNNNNNNNNNNNNNNNNNNNNNNNNNNNNNNNNNNNNNNNNNNNNNNNNNNNNNNNNNNNNNNNNNNNNNNNNNNNNNNNNNNNNNNNNNNNNNNNNNNNNNNNNNNNNNNNNNNNNNNNNNNNNNNNNNNNNNNNNNNNNNNNNNNNNNNNNNNNNNNNNNNNNNNNNNNNNNNNNNNNNNNNNAGAGCCATAATGATTATGCGACACCATCTCTGTGAGGACCTAAGAGACGAGTTTGGATATGTTAATGATCCTCATAATCTCTGGTCATTTTTTAATTCTAGATTCTGTGAGCCATTGTTGCACGAATCCAAGAAAAAATGGGAAGCTCTAAGGTTCCAGGATTATGAATTCGTGGACAATTATCACTCTGATCTTATGAGAATCACCTATAGTCTTAGACTATGTGGTGAATTGGTAACAAACGAGGATTTGTTAAACAAAACTCGTGACACATTCCATTCAGAGGAAGTGTTGTTATCACATCAGGCCAAAGGTTTCACCACCTATTATGACATGTTCTCATATTTATTAGACATTGAGCAAAAGAAGCAGAAAATGATGGATAACATCAGACGGTTTAATGACATCATGGAGATGTATTATGAAGTACTAGACAGTGAGATGAAAATCTCTGAAGCTAATAAAGCCACATTTGATAAGAAGAGATCTGAGGAGGATTCCGGGTGGACACTCATGGACCATGAAGTCAGATTATACATTGAATAATTTTTTGACATTCTGATTTTATGTTTTCATATCTGATTTGATTTATTTGTTATTCATTTATGTTATTGAAATAATAAAAACGATTTTTTTTTAATATATTATCTTGCTTGGTCTTGCTTGATGATTCTTGATTAAATAACAAATAAAACCTTAATAAAAGAATAATCAGTCCATTGGTAGTTGATTTCATGCATGGTTTAACTTTACCTTGATTGTATAGGTTTAACTTTACCTTCCTGCAATCACATAAAATCAATTGTTGGGTGTAGACTAATGAGTCAGTTCACTGATAGATTGATTTCTCGCATAGATTTAACTTCATCTTGATTGTATAGGTTCAACTTTACCTTCCTACAATCACTTGAAATCAATTAATTGGTACTGACAATGGCAAAAGACACGGCATTATTCAGACCCATTGAGTTATAAAGATTTATCAATGTTTTGCACATTGAACCAGTGAGCAAAGAAAATACGATTCCTTTCAGATTTTTGAAAAATCGCCTAAAAGCATTATGAATGCCTATACCCATATTTTCTACTGATTTATTCTATGCTAAGGATCAGTATGAAAGAGGCATAAAGCTATGGTAACCAGTATGGTTCACCACGAAATAAACACTTATGGCATGACCAGATTAGCCATCTTAATCCAAAACATGATGAAAAATTAATTAAGGCACAAAAGTGATCCCATAAAATCTCACAATGTATTATAAGTACACAAAAGGGAAAATCACTAAAATAATTAAGGCTCCACTGTCCTAAGCACTACGAAATTATGAGTATGTTCATGAGGGGGAGAGAGGACTAAAACCCACAGTCCATGATCATATAATAAATTCGGATTCCATGGTTTACAACCATAATATACACGCCTGGAAAGCTTTAAAGCCCTCACTAATGGTACATCACCCACGTCCAGCCTAAAGCTTAAGGACATTATGTATATAAATATTGATTTACATCAGGCCATACATGTAAGCATAGAAATTCCCACCTCTGAATGATTAAGGGTCATAAACCAGACATATACACAAACCATCTTAAGAAAATACGAATATTCCACCACATATATGTGTGCCATTTAAGATGGAACCTCAGATGAGGATTGGGAATATATATTAGATAAATAAGACTTCCTCCACGAAACTATAATGTACCTTGTGCCAAACATGGATGATTTAATCAAGTGGCCAAGAACACAGATTACAAAAGATAGTAATCTGATTATCCAACTTTGAAAGGAGAAAGTTATCAGGCTGATAAAGAGTAAAGAGTAAAAGAGAAATATAATGGTATCAACCATAGTTGTCTTGGCAAGATCCTCAGACCAAAGATTATGATCTAGACGTTCTAAAAGAATATGATCAAAAGATATAAAAGCTAGCAGAAATATATGCCAGACACACTGACCCGAAAAGAAAAATGACTAAGTCATACCAGCTTAAGCACCACGAATTAGATGTCTAAGAGACACAATCAAGTTGCTACAATGTCTATTAGAGATAGACAAATAAGTTCCAAATAATAAGGAACCTCGGAAAGTAATGAAAGGTGCTCAGAATCGTACAAATCCGAGTTCATAAGAGAAACCAGTTCAGACAGAGAAATAAGGTTGCGCAACCACACATCTAAGGTACCAGACCATGTAGTTTGGGACGCCAAACTGCAAGGTATAAAGGTCTTGGATAATAAGATCTCAAAATCTAATTAGATCATGTCTGGAACAGTATGAAACTAAAGATAAAGAGTGTTAACACCAAAGATGTATTTACATACATAAGAGCTCATAAAAGATTGTAGTACTTGGGATTTGAAGGATATAACCTGAGGATCATGAACCCACGTAGAGTACTCATAAAACCTATATAGGGACGTGGGGTGTTCAAAGAATTCGAAGTAATTATACGACAGATGGGCGTAGTAACCATGTACATACAGAAAAGCCATCTAAGAAAGAAACCAGTGAATGGATCTTGTGAGATAAGAAATTCCGTGAGAAGACTCATGTATGCAAAATGTAACCTAAACATGGCTAAATCCTAGTCTATATGATCAAAATGCACATGGACGAATGGATAAGATAATGGAAATATGCAAGATATCAAAAGGACATGAGTTTATGACTGCGAATTCATTGTGTGATGAGTTTCATTGCAGCAAATAATTATTGATGGTATGACCTTAGACACTCATGATTATGAACGAATATAGACAAGGTCTATAGTTCAACATGGATCGACAAAAGAAAATAAAGAATGGTTGGTTACAATGGATAAAGCCATTGGCACATACGAAGAGATATAAGTCCGAATGAACGAAAGATATGAAGTAAAGTTGTTTGTATGTGTTCTGGGTCTATGACTCAATATATATATTGAATGTCCACGTTTTGGGAAAGCCATTTAACCAAAGAGAATCCATAGGACATGAAAAAGGACCTGCACGTAAAGTTTTATTGCAGATTATAAAGTCCATCCGAGCACCGTTTGAAGCACCATCAGTTCAACCAAGACATGGAGTGATCAGCAGCAAAGATGTACATCCTGACCACATCTTAATGGAGTTCCAAAAGACATACCAACGTCCAAGACTTACAAGTTCATTCAAGGAGAATCCAGCTGATCATCTTCACCAAGTCATAGGCAACTTCAACGTTCAAGAAGACTCGGATACCAGATGGGAATGCGTCTACTACAGTGATGCTTTCATCTGGGGGAGTTCATGTGTTGTACTCTTTTTCCTGTCATTGGTTTCCCATTCTGCCACATTGGTTTTGGGGTTTTTCAGGAGAGGTTTTAATGAGGCAACATTAAGCATGCAACGAACCTGTACCGGATGTGTCGATCAAGGGGGAGTGTTATAAACCAAATGATGATCGACCTTCGACCAGCCCTTACTGCAGGCTCAATCCGGGACATGATAAAGACAACCAGAGACAATGTGTTTATCTAGTATATATTCCATGTATATCTGTAACATAGTGTTTATCCTTACCCTTATTTTGTTAGGATAAACATGACCTTATGACGGTCTAATACCTTGTATATATATAGACCTTCTGGTCGACAGTAATAATAACAGAAGTATTTTTCCAACACTTCATTTACAACAACGAAGAGGTAATATATTTTTTAGTTATTCTTTTTTGATGGAATATCAAATTTATATTTTCTTAAAGACTTAAAATACTAAAGTTTTGGAACAACCAAAAAAAAGTTTTGGAACAAAGGAATACGTGTTAGATAATAGTCTTTAGATATTCGTACACATGTCATATAACTTTTTAATACCAAAACGATAGATTTATATATCATTAGAATATTACGATGTCTCTCCTCTTCTTTTCTTCCATCAACATCGCTCACACAATTATACGTTCATCGCCGACAGAATCTCTATGATTTTATTTAAAGTCTCTACCATCAGATCATCGGCTTCGGCCAATGAAATAGCCATAGCTTCTTCTTGCTTGTTGAGATACTCTTGACAGCATGATCAACGGAGAATGACATCAGTGAAAACGGACGTAGACGGTGACGTTACAGCGGAGAACATTCAAATTGGCGATCAAAACGGAGGACGTTGCCATCGGTGGTAAGTGAATCTCTAAGGATTATAATACTTGAGATGGAGAAAGTGATGCATCTCAACGAAGCTGGCTCCGTTATTTATAGGTTTAGAATCGCTAGCATGGATGAAGGAAGGGTTGTATTGAACGCTAGGGAGTGGAAGGGTTATCTGTAGCCTTAATGAGAAGGGTAATTAGGTTGTATTGAATGCAGTCCTAAATCGTAAAGCCGGACTGACCAGAGGCGGCGGGGTGAATTTCTAGTCGTTCGGACTCCAGAATAAGAACAGAGAGGAAACATAATAAAGACTGAAGCTTTTCTTTTCTATTTTATTTTACTTAACCTCAACGTTACATATTGTTCTCTATTTATAGTCTGAGACATCTCTAGAAAACCCTAAGCTCCCGGTGATACATGTCGACACCTGAGAGGCCTATTCTCCTTCGGATAACGACGAGAGGAGTGAGAAGCGATTGTGTGAGCTGGCTTCTTTGGTCGTACGGTTTGGGGCGTGCTTCTCCGTCCTTGTCGCGGCAGAGCTTTTGTCTCTAGCATTTAAAGCTGAAGACCGTTGAACATGACTGATATTGGGCTCGAGATTCGTGGGCTCTGATTGCCTAGGTTTGGGCCTCCACTCTTGGTTAGTTACTAAAGAAACGGTGCCGGTTTTGATCTCTGTTTTGAGACCGTTATTACCCCCTCGCAAACTTAGTGTAGGTGGAACATCTACACCAAGTTTGTATCGCAGACTGATAAAGGTGTTAATGGGGAGTGACTTGGTGAAGATGTCTGCAATTTGAAGATGAGAAGGGATGTGTCTTACAACCAACGCACCTAGAGCAACTCTTTCTCGAATGTAATGATGATCCAACTCGAAATGCTTCGTTTTTGAATGGAATGCAGGGTTTGCGCTCAACAAAACCGCTGAAAGGTTGTCACAGTAAAGCTCGGGAGTGTGAGGAAGTGGAACACCCAGTTGCCTCAAGGCTGAGCACATCCACGTGATTTCTGAAGCAGTTTCAGACATGGTTCTGTACTCTGCTTCTGTGGAGCGTTTAGAAACCTGTTGGGTGTTTCTTTGAGGACCAAGAGATGAGATTTTGACCCAAGTAAGTACAAAAGCCTCCAGTGGATCTTCTGGTGACTTTACATCCTGCCCAATCACTATCTGAGTAAGCTCTCAACACGCAAGCAGAGTCATTGTTGAAAGAAATTCCCATGGTTGATGTCCCTCTAATTTATCACAGTATTCTTTTCAAATGATTGAAGTCTGTGACGGAAGGGGAGTGCATCTTCTGACATATATAGTTCACAGCAAACTGAATATCAGGTCTCGTTAATGTCAGGTACTATAACTTCCCGGCTAAGCTTCTGAAATAAGTTGGATTCGAGAATGGTGGAGAAGGTTCGTTTTCTCTGTTGAGTTGAACTGGTAGCGGAGTCGGCATTGGCGAACAACTGTCCATTCCAGCTAGAACTAACAAGTCGTCTGCGTATTTTTGTTGTGTCAAGAACAAGCCTCCATCATGAAAGTGAACTTGAATACCCAAAAAGTAATGTAAGCGACCAAGATCTTTCATCCTGAACTGTTTATGAAGTTCTTGCAGTAGCTTGTCCATGACTGTCGACTTGTTACCAGTAATTGCCATGTCGTCAACATATAAATGGAGCATAATGACATCAGATCCTTTCATATAGATGAACAAAGATGGATCTGCAGTGCTGCATACAAATCCAAACTCCAGCAAGAAGTTATTGAACTTGTCAAACCAAGCCCGAGGTGACTGTTTAAGTCCATACAGGGACTTGTTGAGCTTGCAAACATGTGTTGGACGAGCTTTATCAATGAATCCCGCAGGTTGCAGCATGTAAACTGTTTCTTTCAAATCTCCATGTAAAAAGGCGTTAATCACGTCCATTTGTTTGATCTCCCACTTCATTATTGTCGCAAAATGAAGGACTAACCGAACTGTAGGTGTCCTTACTACTGGACTGTAAGTCTCAAGGTAATCAATTCCTTCTTCTTGATGATTTCCTCTTGCAACCAATCTAGCTCTTCTCTTCTTCAAAATACCATTCTCATCCAACTTTGATTTATAAATCCATCCATTTCCAATAACCTTCATATCTGATGTATAAGGAACCAGAGTCCAAGTATTTGTTTCCATGCAGTTGTCGTATTCTTCTGTCATAGCTGCATTCCAGTGTTCGTCTTTCAGAACAGCTGTGATCGTCTTTGGTTCTGGATAGGCTACTCTGTTGTTAAACAACACATATCTCTGATTTGGTTTTGTGATTCCTGATTTTCCTCTAGTAACCATTGGATGAGCATTTGAAACAGTAGGTACTGATTCAAAACAAACCTCAATGTGGAGTCTGTTTTCCATGGAATTAAATTCTTTGAGACCGTTATTACAGAATTAATGAAACTCAGTTTTGATTGTCTCGGACACGTGTCACATCCATAGAGCTCGACTTACAGACGTGGCATCCTACGTGGCGCAACAGGAGGGAAGCAGACATTTTATATATATATATAGATAACAATTTCTAAATCTAGAGTTAAAATTGGGGAATGTTATTTTTTTCTTTACAAATAGAAGAAGAAATAATAATTTTTAATTTAGAAAAAAAAATAGAAGTGGAATGAAATAGGTCTGGCTCTAAATAATATTATAGAGACAAATATAGAGATGAATGCTCTTATTTAATAAAACATTTTAGACACCATTTTTACAGATTAAGGTACTTGAGATTTATCCATGACTTTTTTAGTAATGATCAGTCTACTTTGCAAAGGGCTAACAAGTTGACGGCCCAGTATACATCACATGGGCCTATAAGTTAGACTCGGATCCTTAACCCGACCCGACAGAAAGAGTCCAAGCCAACGATCGCCGAGGCACCACGAATCGAACATCGTTTCGTCGCTATGAAGACGAAATAGTATTTGCATCTCGCAGATTTCCACTGAATCTCTTGTTTTCTCCGACGCTACTTTAGCTTCTCCGTTGACCGTGGTGGTGGTGGTGGTGGTGGAGAAGGCGATGATAACGAGATCGAAACTAGCGGAACAGCTAAGAGAATATCAGATTAAATCAAAGCATGATTGGGCCTCCGTCTCTCTCTTCTCTTCCTCCTCCAATTTCTCTTCTTCTTCTTCCAGGTTAGAGAGTTGTGCTCGTCTTCAATTGATAATTTGGACCATGGTGTTATGTAATTCAATTGGAATCGTGAAAAAAAACAAAAAAAAAAACTCATTTTCTTTGAGGCCATTGGTATCTTGATTCTATTGTCTTTTTTTTACTGTGGTACTTACTGCTACTTAATATGCTTATTTTATCACCCAGGGTGGATGTGGTAGTCTTTGTTATTTGGGAACTGGTGATCTTAGCGTTCCTGGTGTTTTCAGCTGTCTCATTGTACTTGAAGCGGTTGGAACTCGCGTTCATCTTGCTTTGTGTCTGCTTACTATTGTTCGTTTGTATGAAAATCGCAAAGCAAGTGAGAATAGCTAGGAAGAAGAAGCGGAGGATGCTTCTTCCTCTCTCTATGTAACCATGAATGAGCAATAGATTCTTACACAACCAAACTCAACTCTACCACATAAGTGCATCGATGAAGGTCAAGTTTTAATCTCACAATTGTCTCTGGTACGCAATGCTTCTTGTCCTTTGAAGAGTAAACCTGACCTGATGGATGGGTGGAATCTCAGAGCTTAGCTTAGACAAATCAGAGTTGAAAAGATTGCTTCTTTTTTTTTGTTTTGTTCATTGATTAGGTCGTTTTTTAAAACAATATATCGTCTTTGTGTAGTTACTTTGCTTTGTTGTCTGTTGAAAGTTCAAAAGGAATGGTTTGCAAGATTTCATGTGAATAGGAAAAGAGGACACACTCGTGAAAATAAACAGAGTATTTTTTTTACAAGTGTGGTTCATATCTTGTGACTAGACAGAGTGTTAGTCAATATCAATACACTAGCTTTGCTAGATTTGGTTCAATCAAAGTACCAAACAATGAGACTTGGTCTACATGACGATCCCTGATGGAGACATGCCTTGGTCAATGTACCATTGGAAAAAGATAGTTAACAAGAGGGCTAGCAGCAACCAAGAAAATTGCAGTTTAAACATGATTTAACTTATTAAACCGAAAACATGATTAGAAAATAAAGACAAGGAACGTCTTCAGATATAGATATAGATATAGATATAGATATAGATGATGATGATGATGATGGATAGATAGATAGATAGGGAGAAGGGATCTGAGGTTGTACATCCAAGGGAGCTTCAATCTCTTCTTTTAATGGGCTTTTAATTGGGCCGACGCCTTTTAAGTAGAGGCCTTGTCAAAAGACAAAAGTCAACGAGCCATTGAACTGAATCTCAGGTACCTTGGATTTTGTCAAATCGGAGACTGAAACTGCCTTGCGAATGGGTGGAGGAGGTATAGCATACAAGGGGGTCACCGTACAAACTCCCAAGACGTGGCACACCGTCGCCGGAAAGGGCTTGTGCGGTGTAATGTGGTACCATTTTCTCTCTCCTACTCGACTTCAATCTTCGTTTCTCTTTTGAATCTCGATCAGAGGCAATCGGATAGATGTTGATATCTGAATTTTTTTAAAAAAAAAAAAAAAAAAAAAACTGTAATCAATTGCCTGGCATTGACATCGAAAAATTCAATGACCAGGTTTTGGATTCTGTACAGAGCAAAGCAAGATGGCCCTGTAGTCATGGTAACACTCTCTTTGCCTTGCTGCTATTTGTAATGTTTGGAGCTTTCTTAAGTTTAGTTGTTTTATATCTACTCTTTCCTATGATGGGCTTAATGCGATTTTGATATTTGACAACTCATAGGGATGGAGGCACCCGTGGGATGGTCATGGTCACGGTGATCATCAATAGGTAATTGTCTGTATTCTCACTTTTGATGGATTCATTATGTTAGAGATTGAAAAGCATCTTCTTTTTGTTAAACAAACGATCGTGGTGCATTACTAGTTTGCTACTCAGTACTAAGGCAGCAGTTCGTTAATGTCTATGCATCATGTTAGTTTAGTAATTCTAGCTTGTCATTTCTTTAAAAAAAAAATGGTTTTGTAGTTAGTTTTGAAGAAAGTTGATTGCTTTGATCCAGATTCTGTTCATACAAATGGTGAAATGTTTAAGAGGATCTTTAACTTTTCCTAAAGGATGCTCGTGTATCATTAGCCCTCTTACAAGTTAACTGAAATGACAATTGACATTGCCTTTTCCCTTGGAAGATGGTTAATAGTTTAGTCTCACATATTTTGTTGTTTCTCTATGTTGAGACACATGGTTAGTTTGTATTTATCCAAACAAATGGTTGAACTATATTATTCTTCAGTTCTCACCTTCCAAAACCTAGCTATAGCTTTGGATTACCTTTGCTCAAATTACAATTGACTCTAATCTTTATTCTGGGTTTTGCTGCTAGGTCTCGTTGAGCCTTTGAAGATCATGGCGAAAAATGAATATCTTGCTTTTTTCAGCTTCGTATGTCGAAATAAAGAGATTTGTGAAAGAAGACGTGAATTGTTTTTGTACACAAGTTTCTAAGACATGCTGCTTATGAAACAAAACCGGTCGCGAGATTGTTTGCACTTCATTGATGTTGTTTTGCACTTCATTGATGTTGTTTTGCTGTCTACAAATGAATTTGAAATAAAACCGGTCGCGAGATTCATGTTAGACTTCCAAGTACGTACGAGTTACAAAGAAAGTAATCATATAGTTCACGTCTACTGGTTTAGTAAACTGGTAATAGTTGAATATAATGTTACAAGCTTACTTGACATCATGTCCGTTTAGTAAACTGGTAAAAATGTACTAATGTTAACTAAACATGTCCGTTTACTTGACATCAAATACAAATCTCTAGGTGGTAAGAATATTACTTGCCTTGTTGAGACAGAGATTCTCTTGTTTTTCGACAGTGGTCGAGGACATAGTTTGCAGTCGTGTAGCTCCCTCAAGCCCTCGAGGTTAATCTGATGAGATTGCTTTAGAGCGTTTTGAGAAGTTTAAGCGAAGATAGTTATATGTATTGAATTTGTGCGTGAAAGATGTTGTATAAAGTGGAAAAGAGGGATCTAAAGGAAAGTACACGAAGGGTCTTTATGTACGGACGTGGGACATCCGGGGAAGAGCTCATTTTGGATGTATTGTCAAAATAATGATTTATATTATTCAAGTTTCTATATACGTAACGTAAGACACTCGTGGGTTACCTAACGTTGTGGATTTGTATGGATATATTATCTTGTTTAATATATAGTTTTATAGAAATCCCCTTATTATACGATTTGAAGTTATAAGGTTTAAGTATATAGCATGCATGCACGAGCGACGGTTCCAGACTGTGTCGGGAAACTGAAATAATTTCGAATTGAAGAGATGAATATTAAATGATACGTGAAATGTTTTAGATTTAAGTTAGATCGGATTTTCAATATTCTACATGTTCTAGCACTCGTCAGATAATACTTTTTTGGTATTAAAAACTATATATTTATTATCATTGTTAGCTTGATGAAACCACAAATTAAAGAAATACCTATCAGCTGGTCTCGATGTTAACTTAAATGTTAAAGCCACACTAATCCCATAGGTTGTAGAGAGGTCCTTCCAGATCCAGTTGACCAGCTGGTCTCAAAAATTATCCATCTTCTTCTGGATAATCTCTTTGTTTCTTTCTTTTTTTGTTTTGAATGGCAAAAGATCTCACAAAATAAAGATCCGAACCTAAAATTGACATAAAACAAAATATCCTTCAGAGTACTTTATCATGGAACATATGAGTTTGCTGACAAAACAAGAGAGTGATAGATAAACCAACCAAGGAGAGACAGAGAAAAGACATGGGATAACTAGTAACGGCCAATACCCCAAACCCTGATAACTCCATCGGTGTTAGTAAGAAAGTATCTTTTCTGAAGGAGCTGATGATTGATTTCTTTATTTTCTTTTAGGAGGAGTTCCTATGGGA
This genomic interval from Brassica oleracea var. oleracea cultivar TO1000 chromosome C2, BOL, whole genome shotgun sequence contains the following:
- the LOC106324756 gene encoding uncharacterized protein LOC106324756, yielding MITRSKLAEQLREYQIKSKHDWASVSLFSSSSNFSSSSSRVDVVVFVIWELVILAFLVFSAVSLYLKRLELAFILLCVCLLLFVCMKIAKQVRIARKKKRRMLLPLSM